One window from the genome of Manis pentadactyla isolate mManPen7 chromosome 15, mManPen7.hap1, whole genome shotgun sequence encodes:
- the GMFG gene encoding glia maturation factor gamma has product MGINRMWWWMKPFPYLIPRPLQPWSPPLEDSGTEKRPVDRKVMSDSLVVCEVDPELKEKLRKFRFRKETDNAAIIMKVDKDRQMVVLEEEFQNISPEELKTELPERQPRFVVYSYKYVHEDGRVSYPLCFIFSSPVGCKPEQQMMYAGSKNRLVQTAELTKVFEIRTTDDLTEAWLQEKLSFFR; this is encoded by the exons ATGGGTATAAACAGGATGTGGTGGTGGATGAAACCTTTCCCCTACCTCATACCCCGCCCTCTGCAGCCCTGGTCCCCACCCCTAGAAGATAGCGGAACTGAGAAGAGGCCTGTGGACAGAAAAGTCATG TCTGACTCCCTGGTGGTGTGTGAGGTGGACCCAGAGCTAAaggaaaagctgaggaaattcCGCTTCCGAAAAGAGACGGACAATGCAGCCATAATAA TGAAGGTGGACAAAGACCGGCAGATGGTGGTGCTGGAGGAAGAATTTCAG AACATTTCTCCAGAGGAACTAAAAACAGAGTTGCCAGAGAGACAGCCCAG ATTCGTGGTTTACAGCTACAAGTATGTGCATGAGGATGGCCGAGTGTCCTATCCCTTGTGTTTCATCTTCTCCAGCCCCGTGG GCTGTAAGCCCGAGCAACAGATGATGTATGCAGGGAGCAAAAACCGGCTGGTACAGACAGCAGAGCTCACAAAG GTGTTTGAAATCCGCACCACTGATGACCTCACTGAGGCCTGGCTCCAAGAGAAGTTGTCTTTCTTTCGTTGA
- the LRFN1 gene encoding leucine-rich repeat and fibronectin type III domain-containing protein 1, whose amino-acid sequence MAPGPFFSALLSPTPAALPFLLLLWAGASRGQPCPGRCICQNVAPTLTMLCAKTGLLFVPPAIDRRVVELRLTDNFIAAVRRRDFANMTSLVHLTLSRNTIGQVAAGAFADLRALRALHLDSNRLAEVRGDQLRGLGNLRHLILGNNQIRRVESAAFNAFLSTVEDLDLSYNNLEALPWEAVGQMVNLNTLTLDHNLIDHIAEGTFVQLHKLVRLDMTSNRLHKLPPDGLFLRSQGTGPKPPTPLTVSFGGNPLHCNCELLWLRRLTREDDLETCATPEHLTDRYFWSIPEEEFLCEPPLITRQAGGRALVVEGQAVSLRCRAVGDPEPVVHWVAPDGRLLGNSSRTRVRGDGTLDVTITTLRDSGTFTCIASNAAGEATAPVEVCVVPLPLMAPPPAAPPPLTEPGSSDIATPGRPGANESTAERRLVAAELTSNSVLIRWPAQRPVPGIRMYQVQYNSSADDSLVYRMIPSTSQTFLVNDLAAGRAYDLCVLAVYDDGATALPATRVVGCVQFTTAGDPAPCRPLRAHFLGGTMIIAIGGVIVASVLVFIVLLMIRYKVYGDGDGRRVKGTSRSPPRVSHVCSQTNGAGAAQVPPLPAQDRYEALREVASAAGAAEAAEGKAAGPETAPAELEAVLGRSLSGSATSLCLLPSEETSGEEPRAAAGPRRSRSGALGPPASAPPTLALVPGGAPARPRPRQRYSFDGDYGALFQSHSYPRRARRTKRHRSTPHLDGAGGGAAGEDGDLGLGSARARLAFTSTEWMLESTV is encoded by the exons ATGGCTCCGGGCCCCTTCTTCTCGGCGCTCCTCTCGCCGACGCCTGCTGCCCTGCCCTTCCTGCTGCTACTCTGGGCTGGGGCATCTCGTGGCCAGCCCTGCCCCGGCCGCTGCATCTGCCAGAACGTGGCGCCCACACTGACCATGCTGTGCGCCAAGACTGGCTTGCTCTTTGTGCCACCGGCCATCGACCGGCGAGTGGTGGAGCTGCGGCTCACCGACAATTTCATCGCAGCTGTGCGCCGCCGAGATTTCGCCAACATGACCAGCCTGGTGCACCTGACCCTGTCCCGTAATACCATCGGCCAGGTGGCAGCTGGCGCCTTTGCCGACCTCCGCGCCCTCCGTGCTTTGCACCTCGACAGCAACCGTCTGGCTGAGGTGCGCGGTGACCAGCTCCGTGGCTTGGGCAACCTCCGCCACTTGATCCTTGGCAACAACCAGATCCGCCGGGTGGAGTCGGCTGCCTTCAATGCCTTCCTATCTACCGTGGAAGACCTGGATCTGTCCTACAACAACCTCGAGGCCCTGCCATGGGAGGCTGTAGGCCAGATGGTGAACCTAAACACCCTCACGTTGGACCACAATCTCATTGATCACATCGCCGAAGGTACCTTCGTGCAGCTTCACAAACTGGTTCGCCTGGACATGACTTCCAACCGCCTCCATAAACTGCCCCCTGATGGGCTCTTCCTGAGGTCCCAAGGCACTGGGCCGAAGCCACCCACACCTCTCACCGTCAGCTTCGGCGGCAACCCTCTGCACTGCAATTGCGAGCTGCTCTGGCTGCGGCGGCTGACCCGAGAGGATGACCTGGAGACGTGCGCTACCCCCGAGCACCTCACCGACCGCTACTTCTGGTCCATCCCGGAGGAGGAGTTCCTGTGTGAACCCCCTCTGATCACACGGCAGGCGGGGGGCCGGGCCCTGGTGGTGGAGGGCCAGGCCGTCAGCCTGCGGTGCCGCGCTGTGGGTGACCCCGAGCCCGTGGTGCACTGGGTGGCGCCTGATGGGCGGTTGCTGGGGAACTCCAGTCGGACTCGGGTTCGGGGGGATGGGACGCTGGATGTAACCATCACCACCTTGCGGGACAGCGGCACCTTTACGTGCATCGCCTCCAACGCTGCCGGGGAAGCCACGGCACCTGTGGAGGTGTGTGTGGTACCTCTGCCTCTGATGGCACCCCCACCGGCTGCCCCACCACCTCTCACCGAGCCTGGCTCCTCCGACATTGCAACGCCTGGCCGACCCGGTGCCAATGAATCAACTGCTGAGCGCCGCCTTGTAGCAGCCGAACTCACCTCGAACTCCGTGCTCATCCGCTGGCCAGCCCAGAGGCCTGTGCCTGGCATCCGCATGTACCAGGTTCAGTACAACAGCTCTGCCGATGACTCTCTGGTGTACAG GATGATCCCATCTACCAGCCAAACATTCCTAGTGAACGATCTGGCGGCCGGCCGCGCCTACGACCTGTGCGTGCTGGCTGTCTACGATGACGGGGCCACGGCGCTGCCGGCCACGCGAGTGGTGGGCTGTGTGCAGTTTACCACGGCTGGGGATCCGGCGCCCTGCCGCCCGCTGAGGGCCCATTTCTTGGGCGGCACCATGATCATCGCCATTGGGGGCGTCATCGTTGCCTCGGTCCTCGTCTTCATCGTTCTGCTCATGATCCGCTACAAGGTCTATGGCGATGGGGATGGCCGCCGCGTCAAGGGGACCTCCAGGTCGCCCCCGCGGGTCAGCCACGTGTGCTCGCAGACCAACGGCGCAGGCGCGGCACAGGTCCCGCCTCTGCCGGCGCAGGACCGCTACGAGGCCCTGCGCGAGGTGGCGTCCGCAGCTGGTGCTGCCGAGGCTGCCGAGGGGAAGGCCGCTGGACCTGAGACGGCTCCCGCGGAGCTGGAGGCGGTCCTTGGACGCTCCTTGAGCGGCTCGGCCACCTCGCTGTGCTTGCTGCCATCCGAGGAAACCTCCGGGGAGGAACCTCGGGCCGCGGCGGGCCCTCGGAGGAGCCGTTCCGGGGCGCTGGGGCCCCCAGCTTCGGCGCCCCCGACTCTAGCTCTGGTTCCTGGCGGGGCCCCGGCCCGGCCGAGGCCGCGGCAACGCTATTCGTTCGACGGAGACTACGGGGCGCTCTTCCAGAGCCACAGTTACCCGCGCCGCGCCCGGCGGACAAAGCGCCACCGCTCCACGCCGCACTTGGACGGGGCCGGAGGGGGCGCGGCCGGGGAGGACGGAGACCTGGGGCTGGGCTCTGCCAGGGCGCGCTTGGCTTTTACCAGCACCGAGTGGATGCTGGAGAGTACCGTATGA